Proteins co-encoded in one Ziziphus jujuba cultivar Dongzao chromosome 9, ASM3175591v1 genomic window:
- the LOC107426121 gene encoding DNA replication licensing factor MCM7 translates to MKDLDYKKDKELAKEFLSNFANIDGDAKYMEILQEVANHKISAIQIDLEDLINYQDFDEDFLIRVTENTRRYIGIFADAIDELMPEPTEAFTDDDHDILMTQRSDDGPENMDGSDPHQKMPSEIKRYFEVYIRASSKGQPYTIREVKASYIGQLVKISGIVTRCSDVKPLMQVAVYTCEECGFEIYQEVTARVFMPLFQCPSKRCLTNRTKGNLILQLRASKFLKFQEAKIQELAEHVPKGHIPRTMTVHFRGELTRKVAPGDVVELSGIFLPIPYTGFRAMRAGLVADTYLEAMSVTHFKKKYEEYELRGDEEEQIARLAEDGDIYNKLARSLAPEIYGHEDIKKALLLLLVGAPHKKLKDGMKIRGDLHICLMGDPGVAKSQLLKHIINVAPRGVYTTGRGSSGVGLTAAVQKDPVTNEMVLEGGALVLADMGICAIDEFDKMDESDRTAIHEVMEQQTVSIAKAGITTSLNARTAVLAAANPAWGRYDLRRTPAENINLPPALLSRFDLLWLILDRADMDSDLEMARHVVYVHQKRESPALGFKPLEPSVLRAYISAARRLSPSVPRELEEYIASAYSGIRQEEAKSNTPHSYTTVRTLLSILRISSALARLRFSTTVAQSDVDEALRLMQMSKFSLYSDERQKSGLDAISDIYSILRDEAARANKMDVSYAHALNWISRKGYSEAQLKECLEEYAALNVWQIHPHTFDIRFIDA, encoded by the exons ATGAAAGACCTCGATTACAAGAAAGATAAAG AACTAGCCAAAGAATTCCTTTCGAACTTTGCTAATATCGATGGCGATGCCAAATACATGGAAATCCTT CAAGAAGTCGCGAACCACAAAATCAGTGCAATCCAGATTGATCTCGAGGACCTAATTAAT TACCAGGACTTCGACGAAGACTTCCTCATACGGGTTACAGAAAATACTCGACGTtacattggaatttttgcagATGCGATTGATGAGCTCATGCCGGAACCAACTGAGGCCTTCACGGATGATGACCATGACATATTGATGACTCAAAGGTCTGATGATGGACCGGAGAACATGGACGGTTCTGATCCTCATCAGAAGATGCCTTCGGAAATCAAGCGCTACTT TGAGGTTTACATAAGAGCATCTTCAAAGGGACAGCCATACACCATTAGGGAGGTCAAAGCTTCATATATTGGTCAGCTGGTGAAGATATCTGGGATTGTGACACGGTGTTCAGATGTTAAGCCATTGATGCAGGTTGCTGTATACACATGCGAAGAATGTGGTTTTGAGATTTACCAG GAAGTAACTGCTCGAGTCTTCATGCCCTTGTTTCAGTGCCCATCCAAGCGCTGTCTAACAAATAGAACAAAGGGGAACCTTATTCTTCAACTCAGAGCTTCAAAGTTTTTGAAGTTTCAGGAG GCCAAAATTCAAGAGTTAGCCGAACATGTTCCAAAAGGCCATATTCCAAGGACAATGACTGTCCACTTTAGAGGAGAACTCACAAGAAAG GTAGCTCCAGGTGATGTTGTTGAATTATCTGGGATATTTCTTCCCATTCCTTACACTGGTTTTAGAGCAATGCGTGCTGGCTTAGTTGCAGATACTTACTTAGAGGCCATGTCGGTCACACATTTCAAGAAAAAATATGAAGA ATATGAACTTAGAGGAGATGAGGAAGAGCAGATTGCACGTTTAGCCGAGGatggtgatatatataataagttgGCACGATCATTGGCACCTGAAATTTATGGACATGAAGATATTAAAAAGGCTCTGCTTCTTCTCCTTGTGGGTGCTCCTCACAAGAAGCTGAAAGATGGGATGAAG ATAAGAGGAGATTTACATATTTGTTTGATGGGTGACCCTGGAGTTGCAAAGAGTCAGCTTCTTAAACACATAATCAATGTAGCGCCCAGAGGAGTGTATACTACTGGCAGAGGAAGCAGTGGAGTTGGTCTAACTGCTGCTGTTCAGAAAGATCCAGTCACGAATGAGATGGTCCTAGAAGGTGGAGCATTG GTGCTAGCAGATATGGGAATTTGTGCTATTGATGAGTTTGACAAGATGGATGAATCAGATCGTACAGCAATACATGAAGTTATGGAGCAGCAAACTGTCAGCATTGCCAAGGCTGGGATCACTACATCCCTGAATGCAAGAACTGCTGTTCTTGCTGCTGCTAATCCAGCATG GGGGAGATATGACCTACGGAGAACTCCAGCTGAAAACATTAATCTTCCTCCAGCACTTCTATCAAGATTTGATCTTCTATGGTTGATCCTGGATCGAGCTGATATGGATAGCGATCTTGAGATGGCTAGGCATGTTGTTTATGTCCACCAGAAAAGGGAATCTCCTGCTCTTGGTTTCAAGCCCCTTGAGCCATCTGTGCTTCg tGCATATATTTCAGCTGCAAGAAGATTGTCTCCTTCCGTTCCTAGGGAACTTGAGGAGTATATTGCAAGTGCGTACTCCGGCATTCGACAAGAAGAAGCTAAATCCAATACTCCTCATTCTTATACGACTGTCAGAACTCTGCTCAGCATTCTTCGGATATCATCT GCACTTGCAAGACTCCGATTCTCTACAACTGTGGCTCAGAGTGATGTGGACGAGGCACTTAGATTAATGCAGATGTCGAAGTTCTCTTTGTATTCTGATGAGCGTCAGAAATCTGGTCTGGATGCTATTTCAGATATCTACTCAATTTTGCGAGATGAAGCTGCTAGAGCTAACAAGATGGATGTGAGCTATGCCCATGCGCTGAATTGGATTTCCAGGAAG GGATACAGTGAAGCCCAACTGAAAGAATGTCTGGAGGAATATGCAGCGCTGAATGTGTGGCAGATACATCCCCATACTTTTGACATCCGATTTATCGATGCCTGA
- the LOC107406248 gene encoding vacuolar protein sorting-associated protein 51 homolog has protein sequence MAVDDVPLDDKAKRMRDLLSSFYAPDPSMSPQNNNSSPSQPATLDAINTTSFNPDQYMNLLAQKSNLEGLLQRHVEMAAEIKNLDTDLQMLVYENYNKFISATDTIKRMKSNIVGMEANMEHLLEKIMSVQSRSDGVNTSLFEKREHIEKLHRTRNLLRKVQFIYDLPARLGKCIKSEAYADAVRYYTGAMPIFKAYGDSSFQDCKRASEEAVTIIIKNLQGKLFSDSESIQARAEAAVLLKQLNFPVDSLQAKLLEKLEQSLEELQLKMEEVANASADSNDPSKQGNISEAVPPTAHETSVREFAEAVRAYRVIFPDSDEQLTKLAQALVTKHFESTEQYIKNRICAADLLHVLGIIWKDVLLMDDVLPEAALPDYSLEAARVAVKQYVANAFSHLLHDISDALMRAHNKQKEGVEEDSLQVALEASKKAVLQGSMDALLDFRQLLDDSLGLLVKLRDLIVDWVQEGFQNFFGALDDLFLLLSGRNSSAPHDNSLTDGTQGEKVFAGLVLVLAQLSLFVEQTAIPRITEEIAASFSGGGVRGYEYGPPFVPGEICRIFHSAGEKLLNLYINMRTQRVSILLKKRFTTPNWVKHKEPREVHMFVDLFLHELESIGSEVKQILPQGLRKHRRNDSNGSTASSRSNPLREEKLSRSNTQRARSQLLETHLAKLFKQKVEVFTKVEFTQESVITMVVKLCLKSLQEFVRLQTFNRSGFQQIQLDIQFLRTPVREAVEDEAAIDFLLDEVIVAAADRCLDPNPLEPPILDKLIQAKLAKAREYSPMSS, from the exons ATGGCGGTGGACGATGTTCCATTGGACGACAAGGCAAAGAGAATGAGGGATCTATTGTCAAGCTTCTACGCTCCAGATCCTTCAATGTCCCCCCAAAACAATAACTCTTCGCCTTCCCAACCCGCAACCCTAGACGCCATCAACACCACTTCCTTCAATCCTGACCAGTACATGAATCTCCTG GCACAAAAATCAAACCTGGAAGGTCTTCTTCAGAGGCATGTTGAAATGGCAGCTGAAATAAAGAACCTTGACACGGACTTGCAAATGTTAGTTTACGAAAACTACAACAAGTTTATCAGTGCTACAGATACAATTAAGAG GATGAAAAGTAATATTGTGGGCATGGAAGCAAATATGGAACACCTCCTTGAGAAG aTAATGTCTGTACAATCTAGAAGTGATGGGGTCAATACTTCCCTGTTTGAGAAGAGGGAACACATAGAGAAACTGCACCGCACACGTAACCTTTTGCGTAAAGTCCAG TTCATATACGATCTACCTGCTAGACTTGGCAAATGTATCAAATCAGAAGCATATGCTGATGCAGTCAGATACTATACAGGAGCAATGCCGATTTTTAAG GCATATGGAGACTCATCGTTCCAGGATTGCAAACGAGCATCTGAAGAAGCAGTTACTATAATTATAAAGAACTTGCAG GGAAAGCTCTTTTCAGATTCTGAATCCATCCAAGCAAGAGCTGAGGCTGCAGTTCTTCTTAAGCAGTTGAACTTCCCG GTTGACAGCTTACAGGCAAAGCTACTTGAAAAGTTAGAACAATCTCTGGAGGAACTTCAGCTTAAGATGGAAGAGGTAGCTAATGCTTCAGCAGATTCTAACGATCCTTCTAAACAAGGAAATATTTCTGAGGCAGTGCCTCCTACTGCTCATGAG ACTTCTGTTCGTGAGTTTGCGGAGGCTGTCCGTGCTTATCGAGTAATATTTCCTGATTCAGATGAGCAACTTACTAAACTTGCACAAGCTTTAGTTACCAA GCATTTTGAAAGCACTGAACAATACATAAAGAATCGGATATGTGCAGCAGATCTACTACATGTTCTTG GAATTATTTGGAAAGATGTGCTTCTCATGGATGATGTGCTACCTGAAGCTGCTCTCCCTGATTATTCTTTAGAG GCTGCCCGAGTCGCTGTTAAACAGTATGTTGCCAATGCATTTTCTCATCTTCTGCATGACATCTCAG ATGCCCTTATGAGAGCCCATAATAAACAAAAGGAAGGAGTGGAAGAGGATTCCTTGCAGGTTGCTTTGGAGGCCAGCAAAAAAGCGGTGCTTCAAGGCAGTATGGATGCTTTGTTG gacTTCCGCCAACTTCTAGATGACAGTTTAGGGCTACTTGTTAAACTCAGAGACTTGATTGTTGACTGGGTCCAGGAAGGATTTCAAAACTTCTTTGGGGCACTTGATGATCTCTTCCTCTTGCTTTCAGGAAGAAATAGTTCAGCCCCTCATGACAATAGTTTGACAGATGGAACACAAGGTGAAAAAGTTTTTGCTGGGCTTGTCTTAGTGCTGGCTCAACTTTCTCTTTTTGTTGAACAAACTGCCATTCCAAGAATTACCGAG GAAATAGCTGCTTCCTTTTCTGGTGGTGGTGTTAGAGGTTATGAATATGGGCCTCCATTTGTTcctggagaaatatgtcgaatTTTTCATTCTGCTGGTGAAAAGCTTCTGAACCTT TATATAAATATGAGAACTCAAAGGGTCTCTATTCTCCTGAAGAAGAGGTTTACAACACCAAATTGGGTCAAG cACAAGGAGCCCAGGGAAGTTCATATGTTTGTTGATTTATTTCTTCATGAG TTGGAGTCAATAGGAAGTGAAGTAAAGCAGATTTTACCTCAAGGATTGCGTAAGCATCGTCGAAATGACAGCAACGGAAGCACTGCTTCATCTCGGAGCAACCCACTACGAGAGGAAAAATTGAGTAGATCAAATACCCAAAGGGCCAGGAGCCAACTTTTGGAAACCCATCTAGCAAAGTTATTTAAACAAAAAGTTGAAGTTTTTACGAAAGTCGAATTTACTCAG GAGTCTGTTATAACAATGGTAGTAAAACTATGCCTCAAAAGCTTGCAAGAATTCGTACGCCTGCAAACCTTCAATCGTAGTGGATTCCAGCAAATTCAGTTGGATATTCAGTTCTTAAGGACTCCTGTACGGGAAGCAGTTGAAGATGAAGCTGCCATCGACTTTTTGCTTGATGAg GTAATTGTCGCTGCTGCAGATCGTTGTCTTGACCCGAATCCTTTAGAGCCGCCAATCTTAGACAAACTTATACAAGCAAAGTTGGCCAAAGCCAGGGAGTATAGTCCAATGTCATCATAA